One region of Girardinichthys multiradiatus isolate DD_20200921_A chromosome 1, DD_fGirMul_XY1, whole genome shotgun sequence genomic DNA includes:
- the LOC124871109 gene encoding uncharacterized protein LOC124871109, translating into MDLLSTLRKPVSKQHSQAVCKTRYDRYVKGQRSLHECHKVMRVCKKDMLGLFAKLLEHKEISREEKTLFRYYCEAIILLKHYQRPGLVEGFTVSEWMKRKSHDGKTVIGFSQHKTANMQIATFALNTEQAAMLDAYYHYIRPEYVKESEEEEDLFFIGSHGRPISCASQDLSRLHAHYKLPNVTTQEIRRVAETLAGQICTEEQKTKGAHYLAHSNVVADGKYRTRTLEEAVLASNLIGGFENSSEDSGSERSSRAEKRQRDQEDDKEDLSKFLNYFPVNLDGQPPSKKKRVQAGFSEGRVFYDKWRALQYAKREAHLLSKYTRNRPTIQRVRKDISKDGWKANHPSPEDIVAKWQPPKRKTVESDAKILKNIQKQKWSSLTIKDFGGTKGEGVVATKPFLKGSILCDYHGRIITAAEGQEIQETIDDQKCYLFFFKDLCIDAKTFPCECHPDKETLGRKINHSKKNANVKPVHSKMQFSDGTKDIILFKAIKDICIDEEIKFNYGVNRTSYGGEGHDLEWLED; encoded by the exons ATGGACCTGCTCTCAACGCTACGGAAACCAGTTTCCAAGCAGCACAGCCAGGCTGTTTGTAAAACCAG atACGACCGCTATGTCAAGGGTCAGCGCAGTCTACATGAGTGCCATAAAGTGATGCGGGTTTGCAAAAAGGACATGCTTGGCCTTTTTGCAAAACTGCTGGAGCACAAAGAAATCTCAAGAGAAGAGAAAACGTTGTTCCGGTACTACTGTGAAGCTATCATCCTCCTGAAACATTATCAAAGACCAGGATTGGTAGAAGGATTTACA GTTTCAGAGTGGATGAAAAGGAAGAGCCATGATGGTAAAACGGTCATTGGTTTTAGCCAGCATAAGACAGCTAACATGCAAATTGCCACATTTGCCCTGAACACGGAGCAGGCAGCA ATGCTGGATGCATACTACCATTACATTCGGCCTGAATATGTAAAAGAATCCGAAGAGGAGGAGGACCTTTTTTTCATCGGTTCACATGGACGACCCATCAGCTGTGCCAGCCAGGACCTATCCCGTCTGCATGCACA CTACAAATTACCAAATGTGACCACCCAGGAGATCCGGAGAGTTGCGGAAACCCTAGCAGGCCAAATCTGTACAGAGGAGCAGAAGACCAAAGGGGCACACTACTTGGCACACAGCAATGTAGTAGCAGACGGAAAGTACAGGACGAGGACCCTCGAAGAAGCAGTTTTGGCCAGCAACCTAATCGGTGGCTTTGAGAA TTCTTCTGAAGATTCTGGCAGTGAAAGGAGTTCCCGGGCAGAGAAGAGGCAGAGAGATCAAGAGGATGACAAAGAAGACCTGTCAAAATTTCTTAATTACTTCCCAGTAAATCTAGATGGCCAGCCAccttcaaaaaagaaaagagttcaGGCTGGTTTCTCTGAGGGCAGAGTCTTCTATGACAAGTGGAGGGCTCTCCAGTATGCCAAAAGGGAAGCACATCTTTTgt CCAAGTACACAAGGAATCGTCCCACCATCCAAAGGGTGAGAAAAGACATCagcaaggatggatggaaggccAATCACCCCTCCCCGGAGGACATCGTGGCTAAATGGCAGCCgcctaaaagaaaaacagtggaGAGTGATGCaaagattttgaaaaatattcaaaaacaaaagtggtCAAGTCTGACCATCAAGGACTTTGGTGGTACCAAAGGAGAAG GAGTTGTTGCCACCAAACCGTTTTTGAAAGGTTCCATCCTCTGTGATTACCACGGAAGGATAATCACAGCAGCAGAAGGGCAGGAGATTCAAGAAACAATCGATGACCAGAAGTGCTAcctcttttttttcaaagacttgTGCATTGATGCAAAAACCTTCCCTTGCGAGTGCCACCCAGACAAGGAGACCCTTGGGAGGAAAATTAATCATtccaaaaaaaatgcaaatgtaaaaCCCGTTCATAGCAAGATGCAGTTCTCTGATGGTACCAAGGACATCATACTTTTTAAGGCCATCAAAGACATTTGTATTGATGAGGAAATCAAGTTTAATTATGGTGTCAACAGAACGTCGTATGGGGGAGAAGGACATGACTTAGAGTGGCTGGAGGACTGA